In Drosophila miranda strain MSH22 chromosome XR, D.miranda_PacBio2.1, whole genome shotgun sequence, the genomic window CAATTCTGTGGGACCTGGCATCAGGAGTGGCACCTATTTGGGCATTGAATGTGAGTACAAGCAGGGCACGAACGCCGGGAGGGGTCTATACTACACGGTCCGTATCTCTATTAACCGACAGATGCACCCATCAACACAACCGTCGCGAATGCCACCGTCTATGTGCAGGAAGACACCATTCCGGGACGCGTCATCTGCAAATCATTTGGTAATCCAGGTTGGTATTTCGGCCCAGGATCTCCTTTTCGTTATTTTCATAAACGTAATCTATTTAGAACCTTCCTATGAGTGGCGGTTCAAGGACAAGACGATAACGAGGGGCAGTGCTCTGATCATCAATACTCCCATGCAACGCAACGACAACGGCACCTACACCTGCGTGGCCTTCAACAAACACGGCAAGAGCACGGCTGAAACCGTCATCGAAGTGCAGTGTAAGTAAAAGCCCACCCATTAAACAATTACAGATCTTTAATCAtaattttcttcattttttttctttaatttttccCTTAGTTAAGCCGCGCTGCGAAATCGAGAGACGGGAGATCGACGATCAGGACACTCTGATTTGCACAGCATTCGGTAACCCCGTGGAGGTATGTTGACGAACTTTTCCCATAATATCATGTACACATAGTACTATTTGCGGTTCTGGTAACTGTCAAAGTTTACCTCCAAGTGGCGGGGCAAACATTTTAAAATTCGCATTTAACCGTGCGCCGCATAAATCAGAGCCGCATTTCTGCTCGGAATTATTTTCGATTGGCTTTCTTCTGCAACTCTGAAATTGCATTTTCTTCGCCGCGGCGCGCCGTGTTACTGGAGTTCCGGCGGTGGGTGAGTGGGTggcccccccacccccacccattGGTGGCAATTTAAGAAGTACGAGAATAAGCgaaggagaagcaggagcagcagaaaTTTATAGCCAAGAACCGCAGAGAGACGCGGGGCTAGGGGAGGCCTACGAAAAGTACGTGGATGTATGTCGGAGGTGAGGAGTCAGTCGGTCGAAATTATTTGATTGGAAATTATTCAACGGGCGACAAGATGAAAATTCAATAACCCAACGAGCCATCGATTAAATGGGGAAAGCCAGCAGCGTTCATGTTTAAGCAGATTAGATTAAAACCATATATAACTAAGTTGGAGGATAGGTTTTGCAGTGAAAAtgttttccatttccatttttcatatatttttCAGGCTGATTTTTCATGGTCAATTAAGGCGGAGAACGAAACTGTTGAATATTTGGGCAGCGGCGACGAGAAGTCGTTTGCGGACAAGAGCTTTTATGTCCTGCAGGAGGACTATGCCATTGCCAGGACCTACAGATGCGTTGCCAATAACACGGTTGGATCGGGTGCATTCTGTGAAATCGAAGTTGCTGGTAAGTAATATTCCATGCCATGTCGCAAAAGGATCCCATATCCTTACACTTCATTTACTGATATATTCTTGCACCCTTCGAACAATGAAAAAAGTGGCAAGCTTTTGGCCCATTAAATGGCTAAATCCATATTTGTGTCCTTTTGCgcttatatttttttaattggTTTATAATCAAAGGCAAACAAATAGTTGTGATTAGCCCCAGCTTATGTCTCCcctggaaaaaaaaaacactaattcattccattccattctttCGGCCCAAATATCTTCAAAATTTCTACAGCAAAAGTTGCAtattatttgtttttatttgaCAGCTGGTTCAGCGCTTTTTATTTGGTGGCAAGGTAAATGCCGAAGCATAGATACCCCCATTTATGTGCCTTAATAATTTCCTTGCTATGCTTGTGAGCTAATCGACAAGTACTTTGACCCCAGTGTGTGATGAAATTTTACTAAAATCTGTCTTTGCCTATGCCGTTCTTCTTTTGCCGTATTTTTCCAACCCAAAATTGTAATCTCCCCCTCATGCTAAACACTAACTGAATGCTTTCTGTCGAAATAGTGCGCCCAAAGAGTAAGTAAATCCGCATTGAAAACCATTTAATTTTGATTTGTAAGAGCGCCATTAATCCAGCCAGTAATCTGTCGCATCGCCAGCTACGAGCACGAGTGTGTATTTGACAATACGTCGTGCTGGGGGCTTTGTGGGGGCGCCTCGAATATGAGAGCGAGCAGTCATGGCGATACGGCAACAGACTTATTCATTTGTTCGGTTGATAATCATCTGAGTTATGGCGATATAGAAAACAATGAAAGACAACTAAAGCACATGTTGTTATAGCACATGTGAAGAGAGCTGGGCAGGGGCTCTCAAAGGAAAAGCCGTGTGACAAGATGATAAATGTAAGAGGCGGAAAGCAGACGGACTTGTCCTGTCTGTGCAGGAAGAGGATGCGGCTGGCTGGCGGCTCAGCTGGGGCTGAGGACCGAGGACTGAGGACTGCATTCAAGCAGTCAGACTTGGAATCCAGAATGTCACTCTTGAGAAATTTGCATGTGTTTATAATTTACTTTTCCCCCCGAACCCATCACAAACCCATACCAAACCCATCCCGTCCCATTCCTTTCCCCCGCCCCCACCATTCGCTCCAAGTTAAGCTGTCCTTTAGAGCTTTCCTTTCCACTACCACTGATTGCAATCGTAAATATATAATATGCTCTTCACTATTCCTCAAAAACAGAACAATTGGCCTGGTGGCAGCGCTGGGAGAAGACGACGCTCATCATACTGGTTGCAGCCATTCTGGGACTGCTGCTGGCCGTCATTATCATTTGCTGTATAATCATATGCGTCTGCCGTCGTCGCCGGCGCCAGGATAAATGTGAGTACGAGTGCTCTTTGGCTAACCGAAGGGCAACAAAATCTGTACATAAATTCGCTAAGAAGAAGTTATGCTTTAATGGAACCCTCTTCGAAAATCGCATAGTTTTAGGCAACCAAAAATATCGAAACGAACAACAttagaaacagaaaaaaactTCCAGAATGTATACGTTAAGGCCAAATCGAAAAACATTGAACCTATTCCCGAAAAATACAATCATTTTGGTTTATTTGTGATTGTTATGTTAATCCGCTTCTAGTTTTATGTTCCTTTTGTTAACGTTTTTTATCCAATATTCCATTGTGGCCAAACCAAAGCATGAGCCGAGCCGAGCCTTTTGCCTGTATTGCCTCTTGCATGAGCTTTCTTACCTTCAAAATACGCTTGGTTATCATCTCTCAGTATATCGCAGTTCCTTGAAACAAACCAAAACACTTGAGAGACTACATATTTTTATGAATTGGCCACAGATTGCATGAGAACCACCAGAACCACCAGACATTTGAATATTTTGCGAGAATTTAAGTGTTTAAGCGCTTTGGCGCTTAAAGCTAATTTCGTTAAAACTCATCAGAAAATAGTAAACAATAACAGTTTGTTGAAAGAGAATATTTAATTACGATGAccattttgttttgtttttttctctcttttaTTTGCAATCATAAAAATTGTCTCCCATCCGAACACATTCGtgcggttcggttcggttcggttgtACCTTTTTAATTCTTCAACAACTGCAAACACGAACCGCAAATACTCGATACCGTGCACTCGATAAAACACAAAACATGCTAAAAATCAACATTATTTGAActtaacaacaacaaccgaTACAATCCATCTACAACTAATTAACAACCATatgaacaaacaaacaaacaaacaaaacggCGGCCGCCTGCcctgccacactgccacactgCCTGCCACatacgtatatatatatatgtacaatatTATCGCTTGATGTCTCTCGATGAATATCCATCCATTCGTGCCTATGTACTGCTTTGCCTCGCCGACTGTTCTCGGTACAACTTTACACGCTGCTTTAATCGCTAACAATATGCATGAAATGCGTACACACACTCGACCATcccacatatgtacacatatctacatacatatctaCAACATGTACATATAAAGATCACACGGAAGTATCCATAAGCGCCAGCCAAAGGTAAGTGAATAATCTTCAAAAGTATTCATACGATTTGTGTAGTTTTTTCGAAAGTATCTAATAGTTTGGAATTTCCTTTGACGTAGCCAAAAATACAACAGATTTTGAGCATTTTATTTTCCAAAAGAGGGACTTACTTCAAATTCAAGTTTCCACAGACTATTATTAATAATTGTTTATGTCCTACAGTCTCTATTATAATGAGAAGtcttgtctgtctgtctgtttcgGTGTCATAAGACCTATGGATCATATCCTTTTCCTTAACTCTACAAGCTTAAAGAGTGGGACTCTCttatgggtttttttttttcatgaaCATTTCCTAAGATATTGAATCACTATCGGCTAAATAATAAAGGATGTATAACCATCTCCTATCATATATGTTTTTGAATAGGTCTCTTTAAGTATTAGTTCCGGGTATAACTTGGTCGGATTATCGACTAAAGCTTTCTAtagatttttgttttttttttgataatTTTATTAAGTATCTGCATGCTTTGATTGTTGTATTTTGCCATTTCCATATTTTTACAAACTGTGTTTCCTTTTATGTTTCGTTCCAAAACTATAATACGCTTGCTTCCGGTACTCGTAATCGTACTCGCACAATTTTATTATACATTTACTTGTACTTGTACTGCCACCGATATCTCACGCCAAACGACACTCTTTACGCGGACACATTGCCATCCATTCGCTTGCTTTGTTCTTATCCGAATCCACTAACACACTGCACCTGCCTGCATACGTCCTCAACGCACATCGCGACGAACGATCGTCATCAGTGTGCTGTCGTATCAGCCAGTAATGCCGAAAGTGGGCGCGGCCCTGCCCATTCTGGATACGTCGGCTAGTCTGTTGCCGGCCACCTTGTCGGCGGCGAAtcggcagcaccagcaggagcaccagcagcagcggcagcggcagcaggtcCAGCAGCAAATACTGGCAGTggccgaaaccgaaaccgagaccgagaccgagaaTAACAATGAGATCTTATCCACGCCCCCTCCTGTCACGCGCTTCAATGGCAATGCACCCAAATCACCACCCCGCTGGCCACTCCGTCCGGGTGTAATGCTCCACGTGAGCAGCGATACCAAGGAGAATCTGGCCGTGAATCGGATGACACTGAAGCCCCATTCGAATACGagtgccagtgccactgcCAGTGGCAATGTGAATGTGGCCAACGCCAGTCAGTTGTCGGCCCAATTGAGTGCCGTGTTGAACGAGAGCCAGACTAACTCCAACAGCACAATGCTAACTGAGGTGACGGTGGTTACGGAAGCCGGAACGGGTCCGGGAATATGTCCGGGAGCGGAAGCGGGGAGCAACACTTTGGGGGCAGTGACGAGATTGAAGGCTGAAGAACATTTACCACCAACAGATGAGGCAGAGACTGCCCCGGAGGGAGTCGCCTGCCTGGAGAGCCTTACAGAGGCACCAGCCCCAGCGGCAGcatcgtcctcgtcgtcgtcctgTGCCAATGCCAGCAAGATGGAGCGCATTCTGTCGTTTGTTTTTAAGAGGACCAAGAAGAAGTCATCGGATGATGGCACCCGGGACAGCCAGCGTAGCCATGTGGGGCTGTTGCAGACATTCTGGCGGGGACGTGGTGGCCACAACGATAGCACCACCTCCTCCCCGTTCGGAGCCCAGCATAGGCTCAAGGGGATACgttgcagtggcagtggtaGAGTATTTCCGATTTACTTTTCATTTTGATTATGatttattttgatttattgCTAATTTTACATTTCATATTACGTTGCCTCGCCTCAATGCCTAACGTCCATAAACACGCAcataatcacacacacacacacaaacacctaTAGTCACCTATAAAAAGACGCCCGCAAAATCAGCCACTAATGAAACAACCACAAAAGCAGCCGCCCCAACGGCCGGAGAGACCGCGCCAGTGAAAAGTCCCAGCAGTGCCCCATCACGTGCCTCTGTGACATTTCAAGCGCCTTCATTAGACAAGGAAACCGATCCGGGGAAAACaatagcaacaacagcaacagacgTAGCCGGGAAGGCACTCGCAATTCCCTCGCAGGGAGCCCATTCTTCATCCCAACCCGTCGGTGGCGTGCCGGCGACCTCATCGCtccttcagcagcagcagcagtcaccATACGGTCGCAGTGGTCGGACGCCGCCGCCACGGCCACCGCCACCCACATTGCCACTGAGGCCACCAGGCCTTGGCCTCCCACAGAAGGCACTGTTGAAAGGCACCAGCAGTCCGTTCAGCGGCATTCCAATCAGAGTCAGTTCCAGCTCCCTGCCTCTGGCCAAGCGAAGCATACTGGTCTCCTCCAGCTCCCCCAGCAAGGTCGAACACGTCCAAAGTAAGAATATACATGTCGCAAGTCACTTTTACCACTCATAAGGACATATATCTCATCTCATCCTCAACCTCAAACTCATCTCATGCCCATCACTCATGGTTCTGCTGGCCCTTTGTCCATGAGCCATTTACATTTTATTACACGTTTCTTGTATATTTTCCTTTCggtttttaatttaatttcgaGTAGCTCCTTTATTTTGAGTTCATGTTTCTGCAATATTGCTAACAAATATTCCAACATGACTGTGTTTTGTGTGTAAGCTTATTGATACAAGGTGACTTGCTCGAAGCGGAACGGACCGCATCTGTGAATAGACTTTCAGAGAAGGAAGCTGCCCTTTATGCTTTCATTGAGTATTATTTCATTTATTTACCATCATGGCTCCAACATACAACATACTCGTATTTCATTGCAATGTCTATAAATTCCTCTattctaattttatttaaaatctTTTGCGTAAGTAATTTACTATAATGAATCGAACGCCGAGATGCTCATATAACACCACACGACGACAAGTAAGAAACCGATGAAAGGACAGCACTAGCAATCAAAAGCTGTTGTATATTTAAATGTCTCtttgtttcgttttcgttttcgttttgctATGCACTCGTTGTTGCATGCCTCGTTATTGTCCAAAATTTAAGCATGTTTCAGCATTCAATTCAACAGATAACATTCAAAATAAATCAAGAACAACTGATATCATTTCCATAGGGACACTCTAGGTCTTTTAGATTAGTTTAAAATTACAACAACCAAAAAACccaacaaaataaaaacaataaaattaattttagtgAAACGGTTTTAGCCTATAGATTATCGTTTAGTTATTTCGATTTAAACCAATTTATTTCTCTTTCCATTTCTTTCtaataatttgatttattttttatcTCATTTGCTTCCAATCGAAAAATGAATGAATTCGTCGGAACACAAAAAAtaccaaccaaaaaaaaaaactcccCGATCGTtacgaaaaaaaacaaaaaaacactaaTCGCAAAATCAACCGATCCGTACCGTGTGTGCCCCGATATATAGTACACGACAAGTCGTCTTCACTGGGGGAACCATTGACGGAACCTGGCGAGTATGAGAATCTACCGTTTCATGGTCTGCAAACGGCACCTAACAAGGTACGGATATAACGAATATTTCAGCTACCTAACTATCCCCCTAGAATTGTTACTGCTCTCACTGGAAACCACTCACAAACCACTCACACACCACaacacacaacacaacacacacTACACACACGATACACCTGTCACTCGAGAAGCGCACTCAAACACTTTTAATCTCGCTAAAACCCTTTTGTAAACCATTTACCATTTACCATATACATGATATACAATACTATAACTAAATATGCCCAAGCTTtctctatatacatatattgcCTTTTTTGTCGATCGATGTAAATCTCTCTtatgatttgatttgatttcccGTTTTAAGTGTCTTTGCCAATGCATTGATTTCATTTGAAAGCCGGGAAATGTGTAATTCTTTGCTATAAAACTATCCAAAAATCCATATTGTTTCTGGCCCACGTATATATAGAGCTTTCTATAGCATACTAGACTCGTAGAACACTTGACATTGACATTTCTCATATGTTTCACAGGTCATCTGttagtattttttttgtttaccATTCCTTGCCATGCCTTAAACCGAAAACTTTCAAGACATTCGACAAGAAAATAAAATCCCATACCTTATTTTTTTGAGTGCCGCCAAGTGTATCTCGCCTTTGGTTTTTCAATTATTTGCTAGATACTTCAtttaatatatatactatttttattatatattagATAGGTTACGTTTATAAGTTATTTGGGTGCAATAAGTGTATATTTAAGACTGAGTATGATAGCTGTATTTCCTTCTTCTAATTTAGAACACAACCCACCCCTTGAACCTTCAATGTTGTTCGCTAGTAACACACCAACAAAAGAACCCCCCACCCTTCCCACCAAAAGATTCGCCTAAACACGACCAAAAATTGCTTAGCTTGCCTAGCTTTTCCATACGTCTAATATATGTATaacaaacagcaacaaaaaccaTACAAACTAACCGTAAAACTAATCCAATGTCTCTTTTCAACCGCTCCACATGCTCTGCCTAACGCCTAATACGCCGCATGCTTCCCACACATCATACATTGGGTGCGCGAATGCCACAGTTCTCTACTACCCCCACAAATTTTAATAACAACACAAATGTGGTGCGCGTCGCTCCACGACCCAAGAGACTAAATGGAAGTATCAGTCAGCCGTCGAAcagccagcaacagcagctgcagcagcagcatcatcacCAGACTCTGCAGCATCCTCATccacaccagcagcaacattaCTGCgacctgcagcagcagcagcaacagcagcagcagcagcactacAACCACCAGAAACCTGGACCACAATACAGTACCATGCACCACCTGCCAGCCCCACATAATCAGGACTCGGGCACACATCAAGTGCAATATAATTTGAGCAACTGCTTCCCCAAGAGCTACACCGAGTACTaccagcagcatcagcagcaccaACAGATCCAGAAGCAACAATTACCACCGGCCATGGCCAcgacccagcagcagcagcagaagttCAACACCAACTCCTCGTCGAATGTGCAGCTCCTGAATGCCATCGAGCACGACTACCAGCCCACCTATGCCGTGGTGGAGCGCGTTCCGgcaccgccgccgccacccGTGCCCAGCACGGCGCTGCTCAACACTAACCCCTTCCTGGCGGCCAGCAACTTCCGGAAGTACGATGCAACGGGGGAGGAGCTGCACGGCAGCGTCAGCGGCAGCATGCAGCGGGGCAAGAAGACCAAAGGAGTCGTGGAAATGGACAAGAAGTTTTACTCTCTGAAGTTCccgggcggcggcggcaccAAGGTCAAGAAGCCAGCTGCGTACAATGGGAATATTAGTACTCCACTGGGCTCGACCACGTCCCCCACCTCCGCCACCGACTCATCCTCTGCGTCGAAGTGCAAGCGACATCATTCCTTTGCTGGCAATAGCCATAGCGATATTGACTCCGGTGGCAAGCCCATGCGGCTCTATGATCCGCCCGTCTACGAGAACGTAGCCGAGAAATGCCACGTCGACGCGGCCATGGACAtgggcggcggcagcagcaacctTCACACCAATCCAAATCTGGCCACTGTGCAGCTGCACACGCACTCTGGTGGAGGCGGAGGGGGATCTGCTGTCGTCCAGCAGAAGAAAAAACATCACCATCGCCATCACCAGCAAAAAAATGATCCAGGAGGTGGAGGAAGTGGCGCCGAGTTCCAGCTGATGGAGCCCGAACGCCTCAGCATCTACCGCAGCGACTCGGGTATATCGAACAGCTCCTACGAGTCGCAGCTGCCATCCGGCttgtcgcagcagcagcaccgcccGTCGAAGGCCCACAAATCAGGAGcaggggccggggccggggcagGGACACTGGCAAATGCCAGCGCATCTGGTGCGCTGTGTCGGAAAACGGTCTACATAAATATGGAGGGACAGTGTGCCGGCTTGATTCATGCGGACTCGCCGACACATGTGCACTCGTCCTACGAGTCCGCCTCGTCCACCAGCCACGTtggcggcggtggcggggGCGGGTCGGCCCTCGCCGTGGATCCAACATCGCTCTCGTCCTGCACATCGCTGTACAGCAGCGGCACCAGCGGCACAGCTGCCTCCCTCCGCTTTAGCCgtcaccagcaccagcacaaTCAAGCCATGGCGAATGAAATCACGACTCCCGAAGACTTTGAGCAGTACCAGCTGGGCCACCATCCGACGCACTCGGCCTCCACGCTCTCGGTGGCCAGCAGTCTCAATGCTTCCGGAAGGGGAAAATGCAAAGCAGGCCCACCACCCCAGTACAGTCCTCACGAGGTGCGTATTTGTCCATCGGTCTGCAGACCCCCAAAGGATGCTCTTTAGTTTAATTATCCAAGCATCAACATTTCACTTTTGCTTACGTTTATCAGAGAATTTCGATTAGAATGGAACTCCTTTTTGAGGAGTTTATCTGTCCGTTTACCACAGATTTTGTTTTTATCCTTTCTATATTTAAAGAATATGTTTAGTTCTTTTTATTGcaattttatttattgaaaAATGTCATCCCTTAATCGGATACTTCAATGTCGAAGCGACATGTCTAGAAGATTACCTTCCAACTTTCAAGACTACAATTCAGCTAGAATTGGGGAAAATCCAACGATATTTCAGTCCAAATAATACATTCCACCCCAGACGTCTTTCGATAGTGGAGTGATCTTGATTCTGTACCTGATTTtgattatttttgttgtttaatttactttcatgtttggtttttgtttgcttttgtaTCTGTTGGATACACACCGAAACAACAACGACAAACAAACCACACTGCCGCACTCACAACAcgccacaccacaccaccaCGCCACTAATGTTGCCTCGACTCCATGACTAACAAAAGACCAACAAAACGCTGGCTACTAATCCATTTCTAGCCAATAAACGGAACAACGGCGGCGTCGGTGGCGGCTGCCTCGGGAACAAGAAACTACGACGGCAAACCATCAGCGACCCCTACGCACATATCAAACGGCGGCAGTACGATGGTTATGCAAACGCAGCAGCCGACTATGATGTCGACACCAATATTACCCGCAGCCACAATTCAGAAGCCCCTAATGCCCACGGTGATAGCTGCCCCACCAAATCTGCGTCAGTTgaatcagcagcaacagcaacgtcAGCAGCACGCCAGCAGCAAATTGGCAACAGCAACACGGGCTTTAGCCACATCAAGATCGGGAATGGCGCCAGTGCCAGTGTCAGTGCCAGTGTCAGTGCCAGTGCAAGTGCCAGTGGAGAACATCAAGCACAATTGCTAATGCCCAATGAATTGCTGCTGCAGGCATCCCGATTAGGTTCTTTCGCCACCGTCGACAATTTGAGATATATACCGCCGCTGACTCCGGTCAATGGTCCACTGCGACGGCCCCTGGCGGATGGCGGGGCCTATGACTGTCTGGTGGTGCGACGTCCAATACGCCTGCCCCTGCGTAAGCACCACACCTTCCATTTTCAGAGCAACCAGACGGCCAATGGGCGGCTGCAACAGCTGCGCCAGCAactgcagcaccagcagcggGAGAGGGAACATTTAGAGCAGGATGTGGGCTCTCTGGTGTATCGTCCATTGGCTCTAAATGAGCGGCATGCCTTCAAGCCAATTTCACCAACTCCTGCCATGGCAGCTGCTGGGCCAGAGGAGGCAGAAGAATCAGAGGCacaggaacagcagcagcagcagccacagcagcagcccccTGGTACAACTGGACAACTAAATCCCGCCGCCTCATTAGAGGCATTAGAGCTTCTAACTAAAACGCATCCAGACTTTATGTTCCCGCGGTCAAGCTACCCACAGAACGAGCCCACCACGGAGGAGGGAATAGAATTATCTGCACGGCCATCATCAGCACAAGGGACGGCGGAGGTGGAGGCAGAGGTGGAGGAAGACGA contains:
- the LOC108152559 gene encoding uncharacterized protein LOC108152559 isoform X1 yields the protein MLLRRSPHSGIPKKSPGGRTPSPSSSPSPSPSRPSSHPTMPLQLQLLLLLCLAFVGHVSAQFDRTISEQESKSVVLPCPVNEEKCGKLHSLNWFKGDDRIAAMLLGDSNVTSVNKEFEDRVTVEQNPYRLVIKDLKIGDEDIYLCDTTFFIPEETCDNFNGYRVELRVLENIVPPTEVVILDAKGDRIENGSVVGPMQERQALKATCTVKNTRPQPDVGWFRGTKRLATYSPTHDLNDGLYTSTLELDWQLSREDLAQDIECRVESAAIKSTIVTKFSVDLQVRPTSILIKGVEHHTVQGSKVVLQCDIHGARPAVNLTWYNTTSTISAEENDLTEIRTKAFEKEDGTYHTQSELVFNASRFENDRVFKCEAENIVLQINREKPIASSLTLEVLYPPVVKVSPPEMVTNTSEIVLLNCEYFANPASLTQVVWYRNGDIVNVNDTDHYQGGNSENVALVIKSTDKEDVGNYSCQLSNSIGKGISEQQIDLDVQYVPVVEVLMIPEGPVKESDESNVTLFCNILEANPSVLTKVRWYANATLLKELPDCEETREDLCHIDPSKLLLESIGRGFFYNYSCEGFNAAGWGPRSEEKELMVHYEPGPATLTHFPPIAVKKKSVIFSCSVDDPGYPESNRYRWLRGGRGPLQDIVTKDWTVEPVGLDSRTNYSCYAYNEGGKGVMATVNLEVHAPPFFIKNLPQYTGVLHSTRNANLTCRIECVPRCEISWQKDGTPIEKNDTRYFVKEKYMDASPATGDFESMLSVLHFNMSNWANSKFDILADSANYTCVSTANSVGPGIRSGTYLGIEYAPINTTVANATVYVQEDTIPGRVICKSFGNPEPSYEWRFKDKTITRGSALIINTPMQRNDNGTYTCVAFNKHGKSTAETVIEVQFKPRCEIERREIDDQDTLICTAFGNPVEADFSWSIKAENETVEYLGSGDEKSFADKSFYVLQEDYAIARTYRCVANNTVGSGAFCEIEVAVRPKKQLAWWQRWEKTTLIILVAAILGLLLAVIIICCIIICVCRRRRRQDKYHTEVSISASQSVLSYQPVMPKVGAALPILDTSASLLPATLSAANRQHQQEHQQQRQRQQVQQQILAVAETETETETENNNEILSTPPPVTRFNGNAPKSPPRWPLRPGVMLHVSSDTKENLAVNRMTLKPHSNTSASATASGNVNVANASQLSAQLSAVLNESQTNSNSTMLTEVTVVTEAGTGPGICPGAEAGSNTLGAVTRLKAEEHLPPTDEAETAPEGVACLESLTEAPAPAAASSSSSSCANASKMERILSFVFKRTKKKSSDDGTRDSQRSHVGLLQTFWRGRGGHNDSTTSSPFGAQHRLKGIRCSGSVTYKKTPAKSATNETTTKAAAPTAGETAPVKSPSSAPSRASVTFQAPSLDKETDPGKTIATTATDVAGKALAIPSQGAHSSSQPVGGVPATSSLLQQQQQSPYGRSGRTPPPRPPPPTLPLRPPGLGLPQKALLKGTSSPFSGIPIRVSSSSLPLAKRSILVSSSSPSKVEHVQIHDKSSSLGEPLTEPGEYENLPFHGLQTAPNKFSTTPTNFNNNTNVVRVAPRPKRLNGSISQPSNSQQQQLQQQHHHQTLQHPHPHQQQHYCDLQQQQQQQQQQHYNHQKPGPQYSTMHHLPAPHNQDSGTHQVQYNLSNCFPKSYTEYYQQHQQHQQIQKQQLPPAMATTQQQQQKFNTNSSSNVQLLNAIEHDYQPTYAVVERVPAPPPPPVPSTALLNTNPFLAASNFRKYDATGEELHGSVSGSMQRGKKTKGVVEMDKKFYSLKFPGGGGTKVKKPAAYNGNISTPLGSTTSPTSATDSSSASKCKRHHSFAGNSHSDIDSGGKPMRLYDPPVYENVAEKCHVDAAMDMGGGSSNLHTNPNLATVQLHTHSGGGGGGSAVVQQKKKHHHRHHQQKNDPGGGGSGAEFQLMEPERLSIYRSDSGISNSSYESQLPSGLSQQQHRPSKAHKSGAGAGAGAGTLANASASGALCRKTVYINMEGQCAGLIHADSPTHVHSSYESASSTSHVGGGGGGGSALAVDPTSLSSCTSLYSSGTSGTAASLRFSRHQHQHNQAMANEITTPEDFEQYQLGHHPTHSASTLSVASSLNASGRGKCKAGPPPQYSPHETNKTLATNPFLANKRNNGGVGGGCLGNKKLRRQTISDPYAHIKRRQYDGYANAAADYDVDTNITRSHNSEAPNAHGDSCPTKSASVESAATATSAARQQQIGNSNTGFSHIKIGNGASASVSASVSASASASGEHQAQLLMPNELLLQASRLGSFATVDNLRYIPPLTPVNGPLRRPLADGGAYDCLVVRRPIRLPLRKHHTFHFQSNQTANGRLQQLRQQLQHQQREREHLEQDVGSLVYRPLALNERHAFKPISPTPAMAAAGPEEAEESEAQEQQQQQPQQQPPGTTGQLNPAASLEALELLTKTHPDFMFPRSSYPQNEPTTEEGIELSARPSSAQGTAEVEAEVEEDEDLGYSFCEEEYMVDNDNDNDDASSLQTTTAPTNTPVRSSNQESAIANATAGALKYFMTQSYREVHI